The DNA window CTCCAAAAAGCGAAGGCCGGCGAGCTTCGAGAGGATCGTGTCCGCCTCTTTCGACGATCGACACCCCTGGAGCAGCTCGGTCAAGACCACGCCCACGAGGACCGCCTGCGCGGCTCGGATGAGATCCCGCAAAGCCCTCCGGGCGGGCTCATGGCCACCTTTGAAGTATTCGATCCAGACCGATGTGTCAGCGATGACCACGCCACCGCCGCGCGCGTTCCGCCTGG is part of the Candidatus Rokuibacteriota bacterium genome and encodes:
- a CDS encoding PIN domain-containing protein, which translates into the protein MVIADTSVWIEYFKGGHEPARRALRDLIRAAQAVLVGVVLTELLQGCRSSKEADTILSKLAGLRFLETKFSTWKSAGELSASLRRKGITLPLSDLVIAALALEHHCEVFTLDPHFEQVPGLTLYPASRRVRTR